Sequence from the Candidatus Margulisiibacteriota bacterium genome:
ATTTATGCTGGATGTGGCCAAACAATACTGGCCCGTGCTTGCCTATGCCGATGTCAGTCTGAAAAAAGACAGAAAATTTATGCTGGACGCGGCCAAACAATACTGGCGTGCGCTGGAATTTGCCGATGACAGCCTGAAAAAAGACAAAGAATTTATACTTGACGCAACCAAACAATACTGGCGCGCGCCTACCTATGCCGATAATAGTCTGAAAAAAGACGGGAAGTTTATGCTGGACGTGGCTAAACAATCTTGGCGCGCACTGGAATTTGCCGATGATAGCCTGAAAAAAGACAGAGAATTTATGCTGGACGCGGCCAAACAAAACTGGCACGCGCCTACATATGCCGATAATAGTCTGAAAAAAGACTGGAAGTTTATGCTGGACGTGGCTAAACAATTTTGGCGCGCACTGGAATTTGCCGATGACA
This genomic interval carries:
- a CDS encoding DUF4116 domain-containing protein, producing the protein MQTKIIADTLSKLKVGTINYRQVKSALWKNTDFVLAVAERDGFALVFSYVNASLKKDKEFMLDVAKQYWPVLAYADVSLKKDRKFMLDAAKQYWRALEFADDSLKKDKEFILDATKQYWRAPTYADNSLKKDGKFMLDVAKQSWRALEFADDSLKKDREFMLDAAKQNWHAPTYADNSLKKDWKFMLDVAKQFWRALEFADDSLKKDREFMLDAAKQNWHALTYADVSLKKDGKFMLDVAKQSWRALEFADDS